One Clostridium estertheticum DNA segment encodes these proteins:
- a CDS encoding glycosyltransferase produces the protein MKNEVSLCMIVKNEETYLPRCLSSIKDIVDEIIIVDTGSTDRTIDIAKSFGAKIHYFQWNNNFSDARNESLKYATKDWILILDGDDELYPEDQENFRDLLTRQLDENAIYFFETLNYYGNTIDDNSITVNLNPRLYKNNQGTHYEGEVHNQLIYSENKYNAIYTLLKIHHFGYMNKSIDSKDKRARNITLLNDQIKKDPNDYFAHFNLGTEYAALNENKTALEHYYKSYEKFEPYNGYSFLLIFRIVFLNYNIKDFDTAFKFIDIGLEHYPKFTDLYFLKALILKDMNVPTLQIRSLEKCIELGEAPSELKCLYGVGSFKAYYELGNAYLKLKDYDAAYNYYIEAMKSNPDFINPLYSIGHILKNKNTPFDDFKKIIEEFFSDYPKANMIIANLFYTEGFYKTALEYVEKCELAGIIPEDLMLLKANCLVMSGDFNECIKMNSIAESSSSYLYFSMYKVISSILTNNYDNALALLSNFKEDDLSKYNKKQYKVYSQVLTLFTKEPTSVLSEEENDQEYLDIILEICEILLVNNKFNELEIAVNLLNLINNKFVLLNLGKLYYSYGYIELAKKEIMRSIKEFEVYDGEGLEILLC, from the coding sequence ATGAAAAATGAAGTAAGTTTGTGTATGATTGTTAAAAACGAAGAAACCTACTTACCTAGATGCCTTAGCAGCATCAAGGATATTGTTGATGAAATTATTATAGTTGACACAGGTTCCACGGACAGAACTATAGATATCGCTAAAAGCTTTGGAGCTAAGATTCACTATTTTCAGTGGAATAATAACTTTAGTGATGCTAGAAATGAATCATTAAAATATGCTACTAAAGATTGGATATTGATTTTGGATGGAGATGATGAATTATATCCTGAGGATCAAGAAAATTTTAGAGATTTATTAACTAGGCAGTTGGATGAAAATGCAATTTATTTTTTTGAAACCTTAAACTATTATGGAAATACCATTGATGATAATTCAATAACTGTAAATTTAAATCCAAGATTATATAAAAATAATCAAGGAACCCACTATGAGGGAGAAGTTCATAATCAGTTAATATATTCTGAAAATAAATATAATGCAATTTATACACTCTTAAAAATTCACCATTTTGGTTATATGAATAAAAGTATAGATTCTAAGGATAAGAGAGCTAGAAATATAACCCTCTTAAATGATCAAATAAAAAAAGATCCAAATGATTATTTTGCTCACTTCAACTTAGGAACTGAATACGCAGCACTAAATGAAAACAAAACTGCTTTAGAACATTATTATAAGTCCTATGAAAAATTTGAACCATATAATGGATACAGTTTTTTATTAATATTTAGAATAGTATTTTTAAATTACAATATAAAAGATTTTGATACAGCTTTTAAATTTATAGATATTGGACTCGAACACTACCCTAAGTTTACTGACTTATATTTTTTAAAAGCTCTTATTTTAAAAGATATGAATGTGCCTACTCTTCAGATAAGGTCATTAGAAAAATGCATTGAACTCGGAGAAGCACCTTCTGAATTAAAGTGTTTATATGGAGTTGGAAGTTTCAAAGCATATTATGAGTTAGGTAATGCATATTTAAAACTCAAGGATTATGATGCTGCATATAATTATTATATTGAAGCAATGAAATCAAATCCTGATTTCATTAATCCACTATATTCTATTGGTCATATATTAAAGAATAAGAATACACCTTTCGATGATTTCAAAAAAATTATAGAAGAGTTTTTTTCTGATTATCCCAAAGCCAATATGATTATTGCAAATTTATTTTACACCGAAGGCTTTTATAAAACAGCATTGGAATACGTAGAAAAATGTGAACTTGCTGGAATTATTCCAGAAGACCTAATGTTGCTTAAAGCTAATTGTCTTGTAATGTCTGGCGACTTTAATGAATGCATTAAAATGAACAGTATAGCAGAAAGTAGTTCTAGTTATTTATATTTTTCCATGTACAAAGTTATAAGTAGCATCTTAACTAATAATTATGATAATGCACTAGCTTTATTAAGTAATTTTAAAGAGGATGATTTATCTAAGTATAATAAAAAACAATATAAAGTTTACTCACAGGTCTTAACCTTATTTACAAAAGAGCCCACTTCTGTTTTATCTGAAGAAGAAAATGACCAGGAATACCTTGATATTATTTTAGAAATCTGTGAAATTTTACTCGTAAATAATAAGTTTAATGAACTTGAAATAGCCGTAAACTTACT